Within the Pseudomonas oryzae genome, the region GCACGTCTTGCAGGCAAGGTCGCCTTCATCACCGGCGGCAGCTCGGGGATCGGTGAGGCCACCGCCCACCGCTTCGCCGAGGAAGGCGCCACCGTGGTCATCTGCGGCCGCCGCGCCGAGCCGCTGGAAGCGGTGGTCGCCGCCATCCGCGACAAGGGCGGCAACGCCGAATGCGTGGTCGCCGACGTCAGCGACGAACAGGCCTTCGTCGCCGCCATCGAGGCGGCGGCGCAGCGCCACGGTCGCCTGGACATCATGGTCAACAACGCCATGGCCTACAGCTGGGGCGCCATCACCGGCACCGACACTGCCACCTGGCACGGCAACTTCTCCACCACCGTGGACGGCACCTTCTGGGGCACCCGCACCGCGATGCGCCTGATGCAGCAGCAGGGCGGCGGTTCCATCGTCAACCTGGCGTCGATCTGCGGTCTGTTCGGCACCGCCTGGATGGCCGGCTATTCGGCGGCCAAGGCGGCGGTGATCAACTTCAGCCGCGCCGCCGCCTCCGAAGGCGCGGCGGCCAACATCCGCTGCAACGTGGTGATCCCCGGCGTGGTCGCCACCCCGGCCACCGCCGGCATGCTGGCCGACGACAAGGGCCGCGCCAACACCGAGAAGCTGATCCCGATGCGTCGGGTCGGCGAGCCGGTGGAGCTGGCCAACGCCATCCTGTTCCTCGCCTCCGACGAAGCCTCCTACGTCACCGGCGCCTGCCTGACCGTGGACGGCGGGCGCAGCTCGGACCTTTACACCGTACTCGAATAACGCCACGCGCCTACCACCCGCGCGCGGCGGCTGGCCCGCGCGGGGCCGAATCACCCGCAGCAAGGGCACCCCAATGGACAACAACAACAGCCTCGCCGCGCGCCTGGACCGCCTCGAATCCATCGAGGAAATCCGCCAGCTGGCCGGCAAGTATTCGCTGTCGCTGGACATGCGCGACCTCGACTCCCACGTCAACCTGTTCGCCCCGGACATCCGCGTCGGCCGCGACAAGGTCGGCCGCGCCCACCTCAAGGCCTGGCTCGACGACACCCTGCGCAACCAGTTCGACGGCACCTCGCACCATCTCGGCCAGCACATCATCGAGTTCGTCGACGCCGACCACGCCACCGGCGTGGTGTACTCGAAGAACGAGCACGAGACCGGCGCCGAGTGGGTGATCATGCAGATGCTCTACTGGGACGACTACCAGCGCATCGACGGGCGCTGGTACTTCCGCCGCCGTCTGCCCTGCTACTGGTACGCCACCGACCTCAACAAGCCGCCGATCGGCCAGCGCAAGATGCGCTGGCCCGGCCGCGAGCCCTACCACGGCACCTTCCACGACCTGTTCCCCTCCTGGACCGAGTTCTGGGCCGCGCGCCCGTACAAGGAAACCCTGCCCGAGGTCGCCGAGCCGGCGCCGCTGGAAGGTTTCCTCGCCACCCTGCGCCGCGGTGCCGGCGCGCCGAAGATCCGCGTGCGCTGAGGAGATGGCCATGAATCCGCTGTTCCAACCCGTTCGCCTCGGCGACATCGAACTGGCCAACCGCGTGGTGATGGCGCCGATGACGCGCAGCCGCGCCGCCGAAGACGGCATGCCGACCCTCGACATGGTCGAGTACTACGCCCAGCGCGCCAGCGCCGGGCTGATCGTCGCCGAAGGCACCGCGCCTTCGGCCGCCGGCCTCGGCTACTGCCGCACCCCGGGCATCTACAGCGCCGCGCAGATCGCCGCCTGGCGCGGCGTAACCGCGGCGGTGCACGCCGCCGGCGGGCGCATCGTCCTGCAGCTGATGCACGTCGGCCGGGTCGCCAGCCACCACAACAAGCCGGCCGGCGCGCCGACCGTGGCGCCCTCGGCGCTGCGCGCGCGCACCCAGCTGTTCAGCGACGCCGCCGGCATGGTCGACACCGACCAGCCTGAGGAACTCAGCACCGCACAGGTCCGCGAAGTGATCGAAGAGTTCGCCCAGGCCGCGCGCAACGCCCGCGCCGCCGGCTTCGACGGCGTCGAGCTGCACTGCACCAGCGGCTACCTGCCGATGCAATTCATGGCCGACGGCAGCAACCGCCGCAGTGACGAATACGGCGGCAGCCTGGAAAACCGCGTGCGCTTCCCCGCCGAGGTGCTCGCCGCCATGGCCGAGGCCATCGGCCCCGGCCGGGTCGGCCTGCGCATCTGCCCGGGTAACCCCTACAACGACACCGAGGACAGCGATCCGGCCGCCACCGCCGCAGCGCTGCTGGATGCCATCGCCCCGCTGGGCCTGGCCTACCTGCACGTGATGCGCGCGCAGGTGCCGGGCCTGGACGCCTTCGCCCTGGCCCGCCAGCACTTCCCCGGCGCGCTGATCCTCAACGACGGCTTCGACGGCCACAGCGCGCGCCAGGCCATCGAGGCCGGGCAGGGCGAGGCGGTGTCCTTCGCCCGCCACTACATCGGCAACCCGGACCTGGCCGAGCGCCTGCGCGTCAACGCGCCGCTGGCTGGCTTCGACCGCAGCTCGCTGTACACCGCAGGGCCGCGCGGCTACCTCGACTACCCGCGCTGGCCGGTGCCGGCGCAGTGAGCGCGACTACAGGGGAATGACATGAACGATCGCATTGATGCGCAGACCGTGGCCGCGCTGGACGCCGCCCCGGTGCCCCGCGAGGTCACCCAGGCGCGCCTCGACCGCCGCGCGGCGGCCAGCGCGCTGGTCAAGCCGCGCGACCTCTACACCATCGCCGACCGCCTCGAGCAGCAGGCGCAGCGCCATGTCGCGCGGCCCCTGCTGATCTACGGCGGCGAACGCTACAGCTACGCCGAGGTGGACGCGCGCGCCAACCAGGTGGCGCACGCCGCTCTGGCCCGCGGCCTCAAGGCCGGCGACGTGTGCGCGCTGGCCCTGGAGAACCGCCCGGAGTTCTTCTTCGCCTGGTTCGGCCTGGTCAAGCTCGGCGTGGTGGTGGCGCCGCTCAACACCCACGTCAG harbors:
- a CDS encoding SDR family NAD(P)-dependent oxidoreductase encodes the protein MTARLAGKVAFITGGSSGIGEATAHRFAEEGATVVICGRRAEPLEAVVAAIRDKGGNAECVVADVSDEQAFVAAIEAAAQRHGRLDIMVNNAMAYSWGAITGTDTATWHGNFSTTVDGTFWGTRTAMRLMQQQGGGSIVNLASICGLFGTAWMAGYSAAKAAVINFSRAAASEGAAANIRCNVVIPGVVATPATAGMLADDKGRANTEKLIPMRRVGEPVELANAILFLASDEASYVTGACLTVDGGRSSDLYTVLE
- a CDS encoding nuclear transport factor 2 family protein; protein product: MDNNNSLAARLDRLESIEEIRQLAGKYSLSLDMRDLDSHVNLFAPDIRVGRDKVGRAHLKAWLDDTLRNQFDGTSHHLGQHIIEFVDADHATGVVYSKNEHETGAEWVIMQMLYWDDYQRIDGRWYFRRRLPCYWYATDLNKPPIGQRKMRWPGREPYHGTFHDLFPSWTEFWAARPYKETLPEVAEPAPLEGFLATLRRGAGAPKIRVR
- a CDS encoding alkene reductase, with amino-acid sequence MNPLFQPVRLGDIELANRVVMAPMTRSRAAEDGMPTLDMVEYYAQRASAGLIVAEGTAPSAAGLGYCRTPGIYSAAQIAAWRGVTAAVHAAGGRIVLQLMHVGRVASHHNKPAGAPTVAPSALRARTQLFSDAAGMVDTDQPEELSTAQVREVIEEFAQAARNARAAGFDGVELHCTSGYLPMQFMADGSNRRSDEYGGSLENRVRFPAEVLAAMAEAIGPGRVGLRICPGNPYNDTEDSDPAATAAALLDAIAPLGLAYLHVMRAQVPGLDAFALARQHFPGALILNDGFDGHSARQAIEAGQGEAVSFARHYIGNPDLAERLRVNAPLAGFDRSSLYTAGPRGYLDYPRWPVPAQ